The following proteins come from a genomic window of Edaphobacter sp. 4G125:
- the thrB gene encoding homoserine kinase, which produces MSTVPADLTSLVPIRLRLPATSANLGPGFDALGLAMSLYLTIEAEVSQTGAFLIEATGRDAEACSVIENNLIFTTYVDVLANSGKLAPRLHLRMKNEIPLGMGCGSSAAALLAGVFLANHFGQLGWSSQQILEEACRREGHPDNVAACFCGGMTVSSMSYGAVKTATYGENLNWNLLLALPSASLSTSKARAMLPAQYSREDAVANIQATALLVSAFALHRGDLLSTAMRDRIHQPYRMEACPLLKKLLPLSGNEGILGVALSGAGPSVLLITGGQVEVAKKSIQSAVEGPVEVVQTSIATGAEIGNL; this is translated from the coding sequence ATGAGTACTGTCCCTGCCGATCTGACTTCGCTGGTGCCGATCCGGTTACGTCTGCCTGCGACTTCGGCCAACCTGGGGCCGGGGTTCGACGCACTGGGGTTGGCCATGTCGCTTTACCTCACGATCGAGGCGGAGGTCTCCCAGACAGGGGCATTCCTGATCGAGGCGACAGGACGCGATGCCGAGGCCTGTTCGGTGATCGAGAATAACCTCATCTTCACGACCTATGTGGATGTGCTGGCGAATTCAGGGAAACTCGCTCCGCGCCTGCATCTCCGGATGAAGAACGAGATTCCTTTGGGAATGGGATGTGGATCGAGTGCCGCTGCGCTACTGGCGGGTGTGTTTCTGGCGAATCACTTCGGGCAGCTTGGATGGAGCAGTCAACAAATCCTGGAAGAGGCTTGCCGAAGGGAAGGGCATCCGGATAACGTGGCGGCCTGTTTTTGTGGTGGGATGACGGTTTCATCCATGTCGTATGGTGCTGTAAAAACAGCAACATATGGAGAAAACCTCAACTGGAACCTTTTGTTAGCACTCCCGTCAGCGAGCCTTTCGACCAGCAAGGCTCGGGCGATGCTTCCGGCGCAGTACTCCCGGGAAGATGCGGTGGCGAACATTCAGGCTACGGCGCTGCTCGTCTCGGCATTTGCCCTGCATCGCGGAGACTTGCTCTCCACGGCGATGCGGGATCGCATTCATCAGCCTTATCGGATGGAGGCGTGTCCCTTGTTGAAGAAGCTTCTTCCGCTTTCGGGTAACGAAGGGATCCTCGGAGTTGCCCTGAGCGGAGCAGGGCCTTCGGTGCTCCTGATTACCGGAGGCCAGGTTGAAGTCGCCAAAAAATCCATTCAGAGCGCAGTTGAGGGGCCGGTTGAGGTCGTCCAGACCTCGATTGCAACCGGGGCCGAGATTGGTAACCTTTAA
- the modA gene encoding molybdate ABC transporter substrate-binding protein, translating into MIAISGVAQQQTKELHVAAAADLQPVLPALAHRYEKATGIKLVISYGSSGNLTTQIINGAPMDLFLGADFVFPEKVVAAGLADGTAPTQYARGTLVLWARKDSPLQPITLDSLTDKRVTAVAIANDLRAPYGQAAVAAMKHLKVYDIVKPHLVVAENIAQAAQFVESGNAQLGLISLTAASTPRFKSEGTFVRVPTSSYPPIMQCAVVMAKSNRRSEAHAFLNWLLKPEVQASLVPMGLEPVK; encoded by the coding sequence TTGATTGCGATATCGGGAGTCGCGCAACAGCAGACAAAAGAACTGCATGTCGCTGCGGCAGCAGATCTGCAGCCAGTTCTGCCCGCACTTGCCCACCGCTACGAGAAAGCGACCGGCATAAAACTGGTCATCAGTTACGGCTCCTCCGGAAATCTAACAACGCAGATCATTAACGGCGCGCCGATGGATCTGTTCCTGGGAGCAGACTTCGTCTTTCCCGAAAAAGTCGTGGCCGCAGGTCTGGCCGATGGAACCGCTCCGACGCAATATGCTCGCGGAACGCTGGTGCTATGGGCACGCAAAGATTCGCCCCTGCAACCCATCACTCTTGATTCGCTCACCGACAAACGCGTAACTGCTGTGGCAATCGCCAACGACCTGCGCGCTCCCTATGGGCAAGCTGCTGTTGCCGCCATGAAGCACCTGAAGGTCTACGACATCGTCAAGCCGCATCTGGTCGTCGCCGAAAACATCGCGCAGGCAGCTCAGTTTGTGGAATCGGGCAATGCACAGCTTGGATTGATCTCGCTAACGGCTGCAAGCACTCCCCGGTTTAAATCCGAGGGAACCTTCGTCCGGGTCCCCACCTCTTCTTATCCCCCCATCATGCAGTGTGCGGTTGTGATGGCGAAGTCGAATCGAAGATCCGAGGCCCACGCGTTTCTGAACTGGCTTCTGAAGCCCGAGGTACAAGCCTCGCTGGTTCCGATGGGTCTGGAGCCTGTGAAGTAG
- a CDS encoding efflux RND transporter periplasmic adaptor subunit, whose product MSQIMNTVIRLARKSTKYTTYLLVVSLFLAGCKQPDNSNTAALVTVQAEKPEKAEISEHIMADASLSPLAQAAIAPKLTAPVRKFFVQRGSKVKEGDLLAVLENRDLAAQVVDNKGQFDAAEAAYSMQTKAQVPEDYRKAELDMAQAKAQLQLQEGIVAARKRLLDEGAIAGRDYDTAVAALVQARATFDVAQNHFSSLQNVSREATLKQAAGQLSSAKGKYLAAEAQVSYSEIRSPISGVVTDRPLFAGETANTGSPLITVMDTSALLAKVHLAQTVAQRLSLGDEASILVPGVSDPVPAKVSLISPALDPGSTTVEVWLRLDNKAGKYKAGTPVRTSITGRTIPNAIKIPLTAVLTGQDGSKSVMVVGSDGVAHKKGVQLGINDGEDVQITQGLTGSEMVITTGAYGLDDGTKVTIGKPDAGGEDK is encoded by the coding sequence GTGAGCCAGATTATGAATACGGTGATCCGCTTAGCACGTAAAAGCACAAAATATACAACGTATCTGCTAGTAGTCAGCCTGTTTCTTGCTGGCTGTAAGCAGCCGGACAATAGCAATACAGCAGCTTTGGTCACGGTACAGGCCGAAAAACCGGAGAAAGCGGAGATATCGGAACATATTATGGCCGACGCAAGTCTCTCTCCGCTTGCGCAGGCGGCGATCGCTCCGAAGCTCACGGCACCGGTACGAAAATTTTTTGTTCAGCGGGGATCAAAAGTCAAGGAAGGCGATCTGCTGGCCGTTCTCGAGAATCGTGATCTTGCGGCACAGGTTGTCGATAATAAGGGCCAGTTCGATGCAGCCGAAGCCGCATATAGCATGCAGACGAAGGCGCAGGTCCCTGAGGACTATCGAAAGGCCGAACTGGATATGGCCCAGGCCAAAGCTCAATTGCAGCTTCAGGAGGGGATAGTAGCTGCGAGAAAGAGGCTGCTCGACGAGGGTGCGATTGCGGGGCGAGATTACGATACGGCGGTCGCAGCTTTGGTGCAGGCGCGCGCCACTTTTGACGTCGCCCAAAACCACTTTAGTTCGCTTCAAAACGTCAGCCGCGAAGCGACCTTGAAGCAGGCGGCGGGACAACTTTCCTCGGCGAAGGGGAAATATCTGGCGGCAGAGGCTCAGGTTTCTTACTCCGAAATTCGCAGCCCGATTTCGGGTGTTGTCACCGATCGTCCATTGTTTGCTGGTGAGACAGCGAACACCGGCAGCCCCCTTATCACGGTAATGGATACATCTGCCTTACTTGCAAAGGTTCATCTGGCACAGACGGTGGCCCAACGTCTCAGCCTTGGAGACGAAGCGTCTATTTTGGTGCCAGGCGTTTCTGATCCGGTTCCCGCAAAAGTATCTCTTATCAGTCCTGCTCTCGATCCAGGCAGCACGACTGTCGAAGTCTGGCTGCGGCTTGATAACAAGGCTGGCAAGTATAAAGCGGGAACTCCAGTGCGTACTTCCATCACGGGACGAACAATTCCAAATGCGATCAAGATCCCCCTCACCGCGGTTCTTACAGGACAAGATGGATCGAAGTCCGTCATGGTCGTAGGCAGTGATGGTGTTGCTCACAAGAAGGGAGTCCAGCTAGGGATCAACGATGGGGAAGACGTTCAAATCACTCAGGGATTGACGGGATCCGAAATGGTTATCACTACGGGTGCCTATGGACTGGATGATGGAACAAAAGTAACGATCGGCAAACCAGATGCCGGTGGAGAAGACAAATAA
- a CDS encoding UDP-N-acetylmuramate dehydrogenase yields MLYSQAVPLSSLKIQEQVLLAPYTTLQVGGAVRYFLEVVNEAQVEEAVAFAREQNLPLFVLGGGSNLLVSDAGFDGVVLHIAIHGIKEHRESNVVLLEVGAGENWNAVVLYAVERGYAGVECLAGIPGNAGGTPVQNVGAYGQEIAETIAGVRAYDLESGGFVEFDSAECHFGYRRSLFNTEACGRYIITKVVYQLQPEGEPALRYADLQRHFKDKLDAGAQPSLRQVYDAVRSIREQKGMLAGQGGSDGRSAGSFFKNPVVPHSVLEKIAGTLSIDTNGIPHWPTTEGQIKLSAAWLIEKAGFARGFALGSAGISSRHTLALINRGNATAAEIFALRDAIQDKVKVLFGVQLEQEPVQLG; encoded by the coding sequence ATGTTGTACTCTCAAGCGGTGCCCCTCTCCTCACTCAAAATTCAAGAACAGGTCCTCCTGGCGCCTTACACCACATTGCAGGTTGGAGGAGCGGTTCGGTATTTCCTAGAGGTTGTAAACGAAGCGCAGGTGGAGGAGGCGGTTGCCTTCGCCCGTGAGCAAAACCTGCCCCTGTTTGTTCTCGGAGGCGGAAGCAATCTGCTGGTTAGCGATGCGGGCTTCGACGGGGTTGTGCTTCATATTGCGATTCATGGAATCAAAGAGCATCGGGAGAGCAACGTCGTGCTGCTGGAGGTGGGAGCAGGGGAGAACTGGAACGCTGTAGTGCTCTATGCGGTTGAGCGTGGCTATGCCGGGGTCGAGTGTCTCGCGGGGATTCCGGGCAATGCTGGGGGAACGCCAGTACAAAATGTAGGAGCGTATGGGCAGGAGATCGCAGAGACTATCGCGGGTGTACGCGCTTATGATCTCGAATCCGGTGGATTCGTCGAGTTCGATTCTGCTGAGTGCCATTTTGGCTACCGCCGGAGTCTCTTCAATACCGAGGCATGCGGCCGGTACATCATCACGAAGGTTGTGTATCAACTCCAGCCCGAGGGAGAACCGGCGTTACGGTATGCTGATCTTCAGCGTCACTTCAAGGACAAGCTCGATGCAGGAGCGCAGCCGTCGCTGCGACAGGTGTACGATGCGGTGCGATCGATTCGAGAACAGAAAGGGATGCTGGCAGGGCAGGGAGGTTCCGATGGCCGGAGTGCCGGATCATTCTTTAAGAACCCTGTGGTTCCGCACTCGGTGCTGGAAAAGATCGCGGGCACACTGAGCATCGACACGAACGGGATTCCTCATTGGCCTACTACAGAGGGGCAGATAAAGCTGTCTGCAGCATGGTTGATTGAGAAGGCCGGGTTCGCTCGAGGTTTCGCTCTTGGGAGTGCGGGAATCTCGTCTCGTCATACTCTTGCTTTGATCAATCGAGGCAACGCGACTGCGGCGGAGATCTTTGCTCTACGCGATGCGATTCAAGACAAGGTGAAGGTGCTGTTTGGAGTGCAGCTTGAGCAGGAGCCGGTGCAGCTGGGGTAG
- a CDS encoding BrxA/BrxB family bacilliredoxin — MYPEIMVIPMREELTRAGLKETRTSDEVDAALAQPGTTMVVVNSICGCAAGKMRPGVRLAMQHATKPDQAVTVFAGQDREATERARSYFQGHPPTSPAIAILRDGQLVYLMQRSAIETSTAPAIAQELTRAFDTYCAKTTTA, encoded by the coding sequence ATGTATCCAGAGATTATGGTCATTCCGATGCGCGAGGAGCTGACCCGCGCCGGCCTTAAAGAAACCCGCACATCTGACGAGGTCGATGCGGCGCTGGCGCAACCCGGAACCACGATGGTCGTTGTGAACTCGATCTGTGGCTGTGCAGCAGGCAAGATGCGCCCCGGTGTCCGTCTGGCCATGCAGCACGCGACCAAACCGGATCAAGCCGTCACAGTATTCGCCGGTCAGGACCGCGAGGCCACAGAGCGCGCTCGTAGCTACTTTCAGGGACATCCGCCCACCTCGCCCGCAATTGCGATTCTGCGCGACGGTCAGCTCGTCTACCTGATGCAGCGCTCGGCCATCGAAACCTCCACGGCCCCGGCAATCGCCCAGGAACTGACCCGCGCCTTCGATACTTACTGCGCCAAAACGACAACCGCCTAA
- the modB gene encoding molybdate ABC transporter permease subunit translates to MDLEALWLTLRLAASTTAILLLIALPLAWWIASGHGMARALVQAVVALPLVLPPTVLGFYLLIAMGPLTAPGRLLIRIVGHPLAFSFEGLLIGSVLYSLPFAVQPLVAGFEAVERGYIETAAGLGASPTRLFFSIVLPMARASLLTSTVLTFTHTVGEFGVVLMLGGNIPGATRTLSISLYDLVQDGNYVAANRTALALIAFAMAALVVIYLLPSVRRSDGRQADVVR, encoded by the coding sequence ATGGACCTTGAAGCTCTTTGGCTGACGCTCCGGCTGGCTGCCAGCACAACGGCGATCCTTCTGCTGATTGCGCTGCCTCTGGCTTGGTGGATCGCATCAGGGCACGGAATGGCCCGAGCGCTGGTGCAGGCAGTTGTGGCACTACCCCTGGTGCTACCTCCGACCGTACTCGGCTTCTATCTGCTGATCGCGATGGGGCCGCTGACGGCTCCCGGGCGTCTGCTGATTCGCATCGTAGGCCATCCTCTGGCCTTCAGCTTCGAAGGTCTGCTGATCGGGTCCGTGCTGTACAGCCTGCCCTTTGCAGTACAGCCACTGGTGGCTGGCTTTGAGGCCGTAGAGCGCGGATACATCGAAACCGCCGCAGGACTGGGAGCCTCTCCCACACGCCTCTTCTTCTCTATCGTCCTCCCTATGGCGCGCGCTTCCCTTCTGACCAGCACGGTGCTTACCTTTACCCATACCGTGGGAGAGTTCGGCGTCGTGTTGATGCTGGGAGGCAACATCCCCGGTGCGACACGCACACTTTCAATCTCGCTTTACGACCTGGTGCAGGATGGCAACTACGTCGCCGCCAATCGGACGGCACTGGCCCTTATAGCGTTCGCAATGGCAGCGCTGGTCGTGATTTACCTGCTGCCCAGCGTGCGCAGAAGCGATGGAAGGCAGGCCGACGTTGTCAGATAA
- a CDS encoding ATP-binding cassette domain-containing protein has product MSDKLPDSLLSVQMRHRVGGVALDVEFTLTTPWTVLFGPSGSGKTTILRAIAGFVRSEEGHIVHKPTASVLLDTEARVFVPAHLRPIRSAAQNAWLFPHMSVHENLLYGLPPGAKSAAQNLTSEVISLFHLSELTNRKPADLSGGERQRASVGRAVLSAVTFVGPNRPLLLLDEPFNGLDATLRDELLTGLRQWLSRWQVPVLSVTHDVGEAFLLVAEVIKIADGKVIEQGPATSVLAAERQRLLDQLRAEQ; this is encoded by the coding sequence TTGTCAGATAAGTTGCCCGATAGCCTGTTAAGCGTTCAAATGCGGCATCGCGTCGGCGGCGTCGCGCTCGATGTGGAGTTCACACTAACGACCCCATGGACCGTGCTCTTCGGCCCCTCAGGCAGCGGAAAGACAACAATTCTGCGGGCAATTGCCGGATTCGTGCGCTCCGAAGAGGGACACATCGTTCATAAACCAACTGCGAGTGTGCTGCTGGATACAGAAGCAAGGGTCTTCGTTCCGGCGCATCTGCGGCCCATACGCAGTGCGGCGCAGAACGCATGGCTCTTCCCTCACATGTCAGTCCACGAAAATCTGCTGTATGGGCTTCCCCCTGGAGCAAAATCCGCCGCTCAAAATCTCACGAGCGAGGTGATCTCCCTCTTCCATCTAAGCGAGCTGACAAACCGCAAACCAGCCGACCTGAGCGGAGGCGAGCGACAGAGAGCCTCCGTAGGACGAGCCGTACTATCGGCAGTGACCTTCGTAGGTCCCAACCGACCTCTGTTGCTGCTGGACGAACCGTTCAATGGACTGGATGCCACGCTCCGCGACGAGCTGCTGACCGGCCTGCGGCAGTGGCTATCTCGATGGCAAGTCCCGGTCCTTTCAGTAACCCATGATGTCGGCGAGGCATTTCTGCTTGTAGCCGAGGTCATCAAAATCGCAGATGGCAAAGTGATTGAACAGGGCCCTGCAACCTCCGTACTGGCAGCAGAACGACAGCGACTACTTGATCAACTCCGCGCAGAACAATGA
- the thrC gene encoding threonine synthase — MKVATHQLRCIECGARIDGSAVNSIFRCPECNGLYDVIYPWSTLPNGDTPASDSKLPNASALRWLWQERRTSTLPVDQSGVWRFRDLFPIVEDLDHVVTLREGNTPLYDLPRASKALGLNWVLAKHQGMNPTGSFKDTGMTAALSVARERGFEWVACASTGNTSAAMAAYAARAGMRSIVFIPEGKIAWGKLSQSMDYGALTVQLKTDFDGCVNVLTDLVSRFPIMLLNSVNPYRLEGQKTPAFEMLEQLEWQVPEHVIVPGGNLANGSALAKGFAEIHHLGLIPRMPKISIIQAEGANPLYRTITENGGEELIPVKANTRATAIRIGNPASWRKALRALRTTGGWCEQVTEQEIALAKAEIGSEGIGCEPASAVTLAGLKKLVAQGKIGKEERVVLILTGHTLKDSNYTIDYHRGELFTEEEEAQISSADKSLHAALRKPPIVLDADTDTVFRALESQMKLVHA, encoded by the coding sequence ATGAAAGTTGCGACACATCAGCTCCGATGTATAGAGTGCGGCGCCAGGATCGATGGCAGCGCCGTCAATAGCATATTCCGCTGTCCCGAATGCAATGGTCTTTATGACGTTATTTATCCCTGGTCGACTCTGCCGAACGGTGATACTCCGGCCTCGGATTCCAAGCTTCCGAATGCCAGTGCTCTCCGCTGGCTCTGGCAGGAGCGTCGAACCTCGACCCTGCCAGTAGACCAATCCGGTGTTTGGCGTTTCCGCGATCTTTTCCCTATCGTCGAAGACCTCGATCATGTGGTGACGCTTCGGGAGGGGAATACGCCTCTTTATGATCTTCCGCGTGCTTCAAAGGCCCTTGGCCTCAACTGGGTGCTTGCCAAGCACCAGGGTATGAATCCAACGGGTTCCTTCAAGGACACGGGCATGACCGCTGCATTATCGGTTGCTCGTGAGCGCGGCTTTGAGTGGGTGGCGTGCGCCTCGACCGGAAATACCTCTGCTGCGATGGCGGCGTATGCAGCCCGAGCGGGGATGCGCTCCATCGTCTTTATTCCTGAGGGCAAGATCGCCTGGGGCAAGCTCTCACAGTCGATGGACTATGGTGCGCTTACGGTTCAGCTGAAGACGGACTTCGACGGTTGTGTCAACGTGTTGACGGACCTTGTTAGCCGTTTTCCGATCATGCTGCTTAACTCGGTCAATCCATATCGCCTTGAGGGGCAGAAGACTCCAGCCTTCGAGATGCTCGAGCAGCTTGAGTGGCAGGTCCCAGAGCACGTCATCGTTCCTGGCGGCAATCTGGCCAACGGTTCTGCGCTGGCGAAGGGATTCGCTGAGATTCATCATTTAGGGCTTATTCCACGAATGCCGAAGATCAGCATCATTCAGGCTGAAGGAGCGAATCCGCTATACCGCACCATTACGGAAAACGGTGGCGAAGAGTTGATCCCTGTGAAGGCAAACACTCGTGCTACGGCTATTCGCATCGGGAATCCGGCATCCTGGCGTAAGGCTTTGCGCGCGTTGCGGACCACCGGAGGGTGGTGCGAACAGGTTACGGAGCAGGAGATCGCATTGGCCAAGGCCGAGATTGGCTCCGAGGGCATCGGCTGCGAGCCTGCTTCGGCAGTTACGCTGGCTGGCCTCAAGAAGCTGGTTGCACAGGGCAAGATCGGCAAGGAAGAGCGCGTTGTGCTTATCCTGACCGGGCATACGCTGAAGGATTCGAACTACACCATCGACTATCATCGCGGAGAGCTGTTTACAGAGGAGGAAGAGGCGCAAATCTCTTCTGCGGATAAGTCGCTGCATGCGGCTCTGCGGAAGCCTCCGATTGTGCTCGATGCAGACACGGACACGGTCTTTCGGGCGCTGGAATCGCAGATGAAACTGGTCCACGCATGA
- a CDS encoding TolC family protein, with amino-acid sequence MMCLNVGNVLRIGILFIAAVDTVGIPLVSQGQQADVIPTHISLTDAIQRAKVNEPVFAASVASQKTAAINSYLAKAALLPSVTYHNQVLFTQSNGQHSTGAPAGLQSGPVFIANNAVHEYTSQASIGETIGLKQISDAKVASANAALANAELEVARRGLVATVVSLYYQVADAETKRQILTEAVQEASTFTDLTQKREAAREIAHADVIKAQLQQLQRQRDLSDANVFAEKARLELAVLLFPDPRTLFSTDPPGTAAVLPTQDEVNRLASANNPEIRSALAGLKASNAAVTSARAAYLPDLALNFLYGIDAPQFAKRGAGPDYAKNLGYSIMGTVDIPVWDWFSTQKRVKQSEIQRDVAKVTLTAAQRRLIANIDEAYSEAAAAQNQLALLDQSVQTAAESLRLTKLRYTAGESTALEVVDAQNSYLTTETARAGGIVRYESALAALQLLTGTL; translated from the coding sequence ATGATGTGTCTTAATGTCGGAAATGTCCTTCGTATTGGGATCTTATTTATCGCAGCAGTAGATACGGTTGGCATTCCTTTGGTCTCGCAGGGGCAGCAGGCGGACGTTATTCCAACTCACATATCGCTCACCGACGCGATTCAGAGAGCAAAAGTAAATGAACCGGTGTTTGCGGCCAGCGTAGCCAGCCAGAAAACTGCTGCGATTAATAGTTATCTCGCCAAAGCGGCCCTTTTGCCATCCGTGACATATCACAATCAGGTCTTGTTTACGCAATCAAATGGCCAGCACAGCACAGGGGCCCCCGCAGGGCTTCAGTCTGGTCCCGTTTTTATCGCAAATAATGCGGTTCATGAATATACAAGCCAGGCGTCGATCGGTGAGACGATCGGTCTTAAGCAGATATCGGATGCAAAGGTTGCTTCTGCTAACGCTGCTCTTGCCAATGCTGAGTTAGAGGTCGCTCGCCGTGGCCTCGTTGCGACCGTCGTAAGTTTGTACTATCAAGTCGCTGACGCTGAAACGAAACGCCAAATCCTCACGGAAGCCGTGCAGGAAGCCTCAACCTTCACCGACCTCACTCAAAAGCGTGAAGCTGCTCGTGAAATTGCGCACGCCGATGTGATCAAAGCTCAACTCCAGCAGCTGCAGCGTCAGCGTGATTTGAGTGATGCCAATGTCTTTGCTGAAAAGGCCCGACTGGAACTGGCGGTGTTGCTATTTCCGGACCCCCGGACGCTATTCTCCACTGATCCGCCTGGTACTGCTGCGGTACTTCCAACACAGGATGAGGTGAATCGTCTCGCATCCGCTAATAATCCGGAGATTCGGAGTGCGCTTGCAGGTCTTAAGGCGAGCAACGCCGCGGTTACTTCTGCCAGGGCTGCCTACCTTCCTGATCTTGCTCTCAACTTTTTATATGGAATCGATGCGCCACAGTTCGCGAAACGCGGTGCTGGTCCCGATTATGCCAAAAATCTTGGTTATTCGATTATGGGAACAGTCGACATTCCGGTTTGGGACTGGTTTTCTACTCAGAAACGTGTAAAGCAGAGTGAAATTCAGCGGGATGTCGCGAAAGTCACCCTGACAGCTGCACAGCGGCGGTTGATTGCCAACATTGATGAGGCTTACTCCGAAGCCGCAGCCGCGCAGAACCAGCTGGCGCTTCTCGATCAAAGTGTCCAGACTGCCGCCGAAAGCCTTCGGCTAACGAAATTGCGCTATACCGCGGGTGAATCCACGGCGCTCGAGGTTGTCGACGCCCAAAATTCGTACCTGACCACAGAGACCGCTCGTGCGGGCGGTATCGTTCGCTATGAATCCGCTCTTGCAGCACTCCAACTTTTGACAGGAACTTTGTGA